The proteins below come from a single Xyrauchen texanus isolate HMW12.3.18 chromosome 3, RBS_HiC_50CHRs, whole genome shotgun sequence genomic window:
- the LOC127626192 gene encoding MOB kinase activator 1B, protein MSFLFGSRSSKTFKPKKNIPEGSHQYELLKHAEATLGSGNLRMAVMLPDGEDLNEWVAVNTVDFFNQINMLYGTITDFCTEESCPLMSAGPKYEYHWADGTNIKKPIKCSAPKYIDYLMTWVQDQLDDETLFPSKIGVPFPKNFMSVAKTILKRLFRVYAHIYHQHFDSVIQLQEEAHLNTSFKHFIFFVQEFNLIDRKELAPLQELIEKLTSKDR, encoded by the exons ATGAGCTTTTTATT TGGAAGCCGCTCGTCGAAGACGTTCAAGCCGAAGAAGAACATTCCAGAAGGCTCACATCAGTACGAGCTCCTGAAGCATGCTGAGGCCACGCTGGGTAGCGGGAACCTGCGCATGGCTGTCATGCTGCCCGATGGAGAAGACCTCAATGAATGGGTGGCAGTCAACA CTGTGGATTTCTTTAACCAGATCAACATGCTGTATGGGACCATCACAGACTTCTGCACTGAGGAAAGCTGCCCACTAATGTCTGCTGGACCCAA ATATGAATATCACTGGGCTGATGGAACCAACATAAAAAAGCCAATTAAATGTTCTGCTCCAAAGTACATTGATTACCTGATGACTTGGGTCCAGGATCAGCTTGATGATGAGACACTTTTCCCTTCAAAAATAG GTGTCCCTTTCCCAAAGAACTTCATGTCAGTAGCCAAGACAATTTTGAAGAGACTTTTCCGTGTTTATGCTCACATCTACCACCAGCACTTTGACTCTGTTATCCAGCTGCAGGAAGAGGCGCACCTCAACACCTCTTTCAAGCACTTTATCTTCTTtgttcag GAGTTTAATTTGATTGACCGGAAAGAACTAGCACCCCTTCAGGAGCTGATTGAGAAGCTCACCTCCAAGGACAGATAA
- the LOC127626895 gene encoding G-rich sequence factor 1-like gives MSALSRPALLFSLARCMRQQFSCVDYFRTAQTTAARARHIHSCSARYLANLKAKHSWTSFQRSLSSEAPPKEDEYPPLPEYTPTKEIQSKEVFIIRAKGLPWSCTQEDLMNFFSDCRIRGGLQGIHIMNNRNGRPTGQAFIELEHEEDVGKALDRHKQYLGQRYVEVYEVTNSDADAILMSTEESSESDGVVRLRGLPFSCTEKDIIQFFSGLDIVEDGVTIVLNRKGRNSGDAFVQFATKEIAENALKKNKEVIGNRYIEIFPSRKNEIQVQYGKGRNETITQGATDTVMLRKVKIGNSSTVSATHHGSSKPENLIHMRGLPYEATGEDIVKFYSPIRVARVLIEYGPDGRPTGEAEAFFTTHQDAVLSMSKDREYILERYIELFLNSSPSREEE, from the exons ATGTCTGCACTCAGCAGACCCGCTCTTTTGTTCTCTCTTGCTCGCTGTATGAGACAGCAATTTTCATGCGTGGATTACTTTAGAACTGCACAGACTACAGCAGCACGAGCTCGACATATTCATTCATGTTCCGCGAGGTATTTAGCAAACCTTAAAGCCAAACATTCCTGGACATCTTTTCAAAGAAGTTTGTCTTCTGAG gcACCACCTAAAGAAGATGAGTACCCACCTCTACCAGAATACACCCCCACCAAGGAGATCCAGTCAAAGGAAGTGTTCATCATCCGGGCCAAAGGTCTTCCCTGGTCATGTACTCAAGAGGACTTGATGAACTTCTTCTCTG ATTGCAGGATCAGAGGTGGACTTCAAGGGATCCATATAATGAACAACAGGAATGGCAGGCCAACTGGACAGGCATTCATTGAGCTAGAGCACGAGGAGGATGTTGGCAAAGCATTGGATCGGCACAAGCAGTATTTGGGGCAACGCTATGTTGAAG TGTATGAAGTAACAAACAGTGATGCTGATGCTATATTGATGTCTACGGAGGAGAGTTCAGAGTCAGATGGAGTGGTGCGACTCAGAGGTCTTCCCTTCAGCTGCACAGAGAAAGATATCATTCAGTTCTTCTCTG GGTTGGATATTGTGGAGGATGGAGTTACAATAGTCCTTAACAGGAAAGGTAGAAACTCAGGAGATGCCTTTGTGCAGTTTGCCACAAAAGAGATCGCTGAAAATGCCCTAAAAAAGAACAAAGAAGTCATAGGAAACCG GTACATTGAGATTTTTCCCAGCAGGAAGAATGAGATCCAGGTGCAGTATGGAAAAGGGCGAAATGAGACCATCACACAAGGGGCCACGGACACAGTCATGCTGCGCAAAGTGAAAATTG GAAACAGTAGCACTGTATCAGCAACACATCATGGTTCGTCTAAGCCAGAGAACCTCATTCACATGAGAGGTCTACCCTATGAGGCCACAGGAGAGGACATTGTAAAA TTTTACTCTCCCATCAGAGTGGCAAGGGTTCTTATAGAGTACGGTCCTGATGGACGGCCCACCGGTGAAGCAGAGGCCTTCTTCACAACACATCAGGATGCAGTATTATCCATGTCCAAAGACAGAGAGTATATAT TGGAGCGATATATAGAGTTGTTCCTGAATTCATCACCATCAAGAGAGGAAGAGTAA